The DNA window ATGGCAGGTGGCGACGTCGCGAGTATCGCGGCGCCGAATACTGCACGTCAACTGACGGAAACCACTGACAGCCGGCCTGCCGTCGACATCGAACTGATCCTTGCCGTCGACGTCTCCTATTCGATGGACATGGACGAACTCGCCATTCAGCGCGAGGGGTATGCGCAGGCGATCGTTTCCAAGGAATTTCTGCAGGCGCTGAAGACCCTGCCGAACGGCAAGGTTTCCGTGACCTATTTCGAATGGGCGGCATCGAGCGACCAGAAGATCATCATTCCCTGGCGGTTGATCGACGGGCCGGAAACGGCGGATGCGGTTGCCGACGAGATCATGAAGACGCCGGTCCGCCGCGCGTCGCGCACCTCGATCTCGGGCGCGATCTATTTTGCGATGCCGCTGTTCGATCAGGATCCGTATCACGGGCTGCGGCGGGTGATCGATATCTCCGGTGACGGTCCCAACAACAACGGTGCGCCGGTTACCGGCGCCCGCGACGAGGCGCTGTCGAAGGGAATCACCATCAACGGCCTGCCGATCATGGTGAAGGAGCCGTCCTACTCGACCATGGATATCGACAACCTCGATTACTATTACGAGGACTGCGTGATCGGCGGCCCGGGTTCCTTCGTGGTGTCGATCAAGGACCGCGAGAAGTTCAAGGAGGCGATCCGCACCAAGCTCGTGCTCGAAGTCGCAGGGCGAACGCCGGAGCGCCGGGTTATCCCGGTGGCCGAGAAAGAGCCGCGTGTTTCCTGCCTGATCGGCGAGAAGATCTGGCAGGATCGCTGGGGCAGGTGATCCCAACGCTTTCGAGCGAAGTGGATATCGCTTCGCGCCGGGAAAACGCCTCAAACAAAATAGGAGAGCCCGGTTCTGATCCAATCAGAACCGGTAACGCTCTATACCCGGGCCTCCAAAATCAGATTGAAGGGCGTTTCGGTCGCCCGACGGAACCGGGTCAGGCCGCCTTGGCGGGCGACTTCGCGAAGCCTTGCCTCACCGGCCTGTGCGCCAAGCGCGAGACCGACCTCCTGATCGAGCGACGCAGGCGTGCAGACCACCGTCGAAGCGGCGTAATAGATGCGTCCGATCGGGTTGAGATTATCTTCCAGGCGGTCGTTGGCGAATGGCTCGACCAGCATGCAGGTGCCGTCCTCGGCCATGGTCTCGCGCACATGCTTCATCGCGCCGACCGGATCGCCCATGTCGTGCAAGCAGTCGAAGAAGCAGATGAGGTCATAGCCTTCCGCCGGGTAGGTCTTGGCGGAGTGGACGTCGAAGCGCACACGATCGCTCAGTCCGGCCTTCCTGGCCCCCTCGCGCGCGGCTTCGATCGATCCCTCGTGATAGTCGAATCCATAGAAGCGTGATTTCGGAAATGCCTCCGCCATCAGGCGGGTCGAAACGCCATGCCCACAACCGACATCGGCGACCTTGGCGCCGCGTTTGAGCTTTTCAACAACGCCGTCAAGCGCGGGCAGCCATTCCTGCACCAAATGGTGCTTGTAGCCGGTGCGGAAGAAGCGTGCCGTGCCGCAGAACAGGCACTCGCTGCGCCGGTTCCAGCCGACGCCTTTGCCGGTCTTGAATGCGTCGGAGATCTTCGGCTCGTCGAGAAACGTCGCCGAGACCAGATCGCCGACCGCGCCCATGAAAACGGGACTGTCCTCGTCCGCCAGTGCCATCGCTTGTTCAGGCTGCATCGAGAATTTGCCGGACTTGGCGTCATATTCGACATAGCCGGATGCAGCCTGCGCCGCGAGCCATTCGCGAACATAGCGTTCGGTGGTACCGGTGGCCTTCGCAAGCTCCAGGGAATTCATCGGACCTTTTGTCGCGAGTGCTTTGTACAGGCCGAGCTTGTCGCCCATCAGCATCAGCGACGCATTCATTGCCGAGCCGACATCGCCCAGCATTTTTCCCATGAAGGCGTTCAGTCTGTCAGGATTGACGTCCATGATGACCTCCGTCGAATGTGAGATGTTTCAATGACGTGGCGTGATTGCTTCGTGCGGATCATATGGCGGCTGCGCCGCATCAGGGGCGGTGAAAAACCGGCCCCGCAAACTCCGTCACTTCAGGATATGTCACGCGGTCGCTGGGAAGGTTCAACGGCGGCAGGTTCAGCGTTTCAGCGTGAATCTGGCCACCAATTCGACATGCGGCGTGTGACGAAATTGGTCAACCGGCGTGACGTTTTCTATTTTATAGCCGCCATCGATCAAACTTCGCGCATCGCGCACGAATGTCGCGACGTTGCATGACACGGCAATAATCGAAGAGATCTTGCTGGCCGCGAGTTGCCGCACTTGTGCCTGCGCGCCTTGCCGCGGCGGATCGAACACGACCGCGTCGTAATCGCGCAGTTCCTGCGGCATCAGTGGTCGCCGGAACAGATCGCGCGTCTCGGCCTTGATCGGTTTCAGTCCCGACGCCGACGCCGCGGCCTTCTGTAGCGCCGTCACCGCGCCGGCATCGCTGTCGAAAGCCGAGACTCGCGCGATGGCCGCGAGCCGCAGCGCAAATGGTCCGACCCCGCAAAACAGATCAGCGATATGTTTGGCGCGCTTGCAATGCTGGATGACCAGTGCCGCCAGCGCTTCTTCGCCGGCGCGCGTCGCCTGCAGGAACGAACCCGGCGGCAGGTTCAATCGCGCGGTGCCGATCGCGACCGTCGGCGGCGTCCGCATCAACACCAGTTCGCCATGGCGTGTCAGCCGCGCCAGACCGTGCCTTTGAGCGAGATCGGACAGAACCGCGATGTCAGCCGACGTCAGCGGCCCGGAACCGCGCACGTCGATGTCGAGCCCGTTGTCGGCAGCCGTGATCTGGATGTCCAGCGGCTTGCCGGCGGGCTTCAAGGCTTCGGCTAGCGCACGCGCAGCGTCGAGCGCGCCGCGCAAGGCTGGATCGAGGATCGGACAATCGTCGATCGCGACAATCGCGTGGCTGTTGGCCGCGGCGAACCCGGTTCGCAACTCGCCATCATCGCCGCGGCGCGCATGCACGGTGATGCGCCGGCGGCCGGCGCCGTGGGCGTCGATCAGCGCATCGACCTCGCATTCGATACCGGCGTGCGCCAGCGTATCGGTCACGATCTGGCGTTTCCACGCGCGATAGGCTTCCGGCTGCCAATGTTGAATGGCGCAGCCGCCGCAAGCGCCGAAATATCTGCAGAACGGCGTGATCCGCTCCGTACTCGCGCGCTCGATGCGTAACAGGTGTTTGCGGTCGGGGTGCCCCGCGACGGGCTCGACCTCGACGATTTCCCCACCGAGCGTGTAAGGCACGAACAGGCTCTCGCCGCCGGCAAAACCCGCGCCGTCGCCGCGATGACCGACGTGATCGATGACGACACGTTCAGCCACGGCGCGCGCCGATGAAGAATTCGATATTGCCGTCGCCGCCGGTGATCGAAGACGGAAACACCTGGATATCGGTGCATCCGAGCGACGAGGCGAATGCGGCGATGTCGTCGCAGATCGCCTGGTGCACCGACGCATTGCGGATGATGCCGCGCTTGGAATGCTTTCGCTGGGCTTCGAACTGCGGCTTGATCAGCGCCAGAAGGTGCATCGGCGCTGCCGCCAGCGACAGCGCAACCGGCAGCACGGCTTTCAACGAGATGAAGCTGACATCGATGACGACGATATCGGGCCGCTGCGGCAGGCGTTTGCCCTCAAAGTCGCGGATATCGGTTTCCTCCATCGAAACGACTCTGGAATGGCCCTGCAGCGAGGGATGGAGCTGGTCGCGCCCGACGTCGATGGCGAATACCAGAGCGGCGCCGTTGGCGAGCAGGACTTCGGTAAAGCCGCCGGTCGATGCGCCGACGTCGAGACAGACGTGATCTTCGATGTCGATCGGATAGCGTTCCAGCGCGCCCGCCAGCTTGACGCCGCCCCGCGAAACAAAGGGATGCGCCGGCTGCGCCTGCAGCACGGCGTCGTCGGGAATGCCCTCGGATGCCTTCAGGACCTGTTTATCATTGGCGATAACGAGGCCGGCTTCGATGGCGGCCTGGGCCCGCGCCCGGCTTTCGAACAGGCCGCGCTCGACCAGCAATACGTCCGCGCGCTTGCGGGGAGGGGGCATGCCGGTCTCCGTCTCGACAACCTTCAATCCGGACCGCCACCATGCCGTCGCTGTGCAGAAAAAACGGAATGAGGCCGAGTGGTCAGGCCAGCTTCACCGTTTCGGTCTTGAAGTCCTTGCCGAGCGCTTCAAACACCTTGGCGACGATGCCCTTGGCGTCGAGGCCGGCACGGGCGTACATCGCGTTCGGCGAATCGTGGTCGAGGAACACGTCAGGCAGCACCATCGCCCGCATCCGCAAACCGCCGTCGAGCATGCCGTGCTCTGCCAGCGTCTGCATGACATGGGAGCCGAAGCCGCCGATCGAGCCTTCCTCGATGGTGAGAAGCACTTCGTGCTCGCGCGCCAGCTTCAGCACCAGGTCGACGTCGAGCGGCTTC is part of the Bradyrhizobium canariense genome and encodes:
- a CDS encoding DUF1194 domain-containing protein → MRWCVSIGAVLFAGAMAGGDVASIAAPNTARQLTETTDSRPAVDIELILAVDVSYSMDMDELAIQREGYAQAIVSKEFLQALKTLPNGKVSVTYFEWAASSDQKIIIPWRLIDGPETADAVADEIMKTPVRRASRTSISGAIYFAMPLFDQDPYHGLRRVIDISGDGPNNNGAPVTGARDEALSKGITINGLPIMVKEPSYSTMDIDNLDYYYEDCVIGGPGSFVVSIKDREKFKEAIRTKLVLEVAGRTPERRVIPVAEKEPRVSCLIGEKIWQDRWGR
- a CDS encoding class I SAM-dependent methyltransferase, whose translation is MDVNPDRLNAFMGKMLGDVGSAMNASLMLMGDKLGLYKALATKGPMNSLELAKATGTTERYVREWLAAQAASGYVEYDAKSGKFSMQPEQAMALADEDSPVFMGAVGDLVSATFLDEPKISDAFKTGKGVGWNRRSECLFCGTARFFRTGYKHHLVQEWLPALDGVVEKLKRGAKVADVGCGHGVSTRLMAEAFPKSRFYGFDYHEGSIEAAREGARKAGLSDRVRFDVHSAKTYPAEGYDLICFFDCLHDMGDPVGAMKHVRETMAEDGTCMLVEPFANDRLEDNLNPIGRIYYAASTVVCTPASLDQEVGLALGAQAGEARLREVARQGGLTRFRRATETPFNLILEARV
- a CDS encoding class I SAM-dependent RNA methyltransferase codes for the protein MAERVVIDHVGHRGDGAGFAGGESLFVPYTLGGEIVEVEPVAGHPDRKHLLRIERASTERITPFCRYFGACGGCAIQHWQPEAYRAWKRQIVTDTLAHAGIECEVDALIDAHGAGRRRITVHARRGDDGELRTGFAAANSHAIVAIDDCPILDPALRGALDAARALAEALKPAGKPLDIQITAADNGLDIDVRGSGPLTSADIAVLSDLAQRHGLARLTRHGELVLMRTPPTVAIGTARLNLPPGSFLQATRAGEEALAALVIQHCKRAKHIADLFCGVGPFALRLAAIARVSAFDSDAGAVTALQKAAASASGLKPIKAETRDLFRRPLMPQELRDYDAVVFDPPRQGAQAQVRQLAASKISSIIAVSCNVATFVRDARSLIDGGYKIENVTPVDQFRHTPHVELVARFTLKR
- a CDS encoding TlyA family RNA methyltransferase, which codes for MPPPRKRADVLLVERGLFESRARAQAAIEAGLVIANDKQVLKASEGIPDDAVLQAQPAHPFVSRGGVKLAGALERYPIDIEDHVCLDVGASTGGFTEVLLANGAALVFAIDVGRDQLHPSLQGHSRVVSMEETDIRDFEGKRLPQRPDIVVIDVSFISLKAVLPVALSLAAAPMHLLALIKPQFEAQRKHSKRGIIRNASVHQAICDDIAAFASSLGCTDIQVFPSSITGGDGNIEFFIGARRG